A DNA window from Malus domestica chromosome 12, GDT2T_hap1 contains the following coding sequences:
- the LOC114819978 gene encoding uncharacterized protein, giving the protein MGSVSHPPHFDGDNYVAWKAKMKSFLWAQDDKVWLAVEEGWEPPTIEETKGKGESYVSISKLKPRKEWSNDERSSSTFNQRALNALFTAVSPEQFNYISKCTTAKEAWDILEVTHEGNSTVKESKLQHLITKFENITMSDDESFSDFYAKLSVIVNGCHNLGDSIPEHRIVKKILRSLPMRFHAKRTAIEESKDLNTYKLEQLIGSLQPYELELPDSKKMKSIALKAVKEEESDGLIEDLSEDELVELTMQIRRFLKSQNSKGREQRTNSGSNSKNFRSLDVLHDKASRSSRTSEHRSSNNRVQCHECQGYGHIASECANTIKRKEKKNRAMKVTWSDSDSGDASTSESEKDTIAFIGTVDGYDTEGSFVEEPDLEKVLRKYSDLYDISVQVKKG; this is encoded by the coding sequence ATGGGTTCAGTTTCTCATCCACCACATTTTGATGGTGACAACTATGTTGCGTGGAAGGCGAAAATGAAATCGTTTTTGTGGGCACAAGAtgacaaggtgtggcttgctgTTGAAGAAGGTTGGGAACCTCCGACGATTGAAGAAACCAAAGGTAAAGGAGAGTCATATGTGTCTATATCTAAGCTTAAGCCTAGGAAAGAATGGAGCAATGATGAGCGTAGCTCTAGCACTTTTAACCAAAGGGCTTTGAATGCTTTATTCACAGCCGTTTCGCCTGAACAATTCAATTACATAAGTAAGTGTACAACGGCGAAAGAAGCTTGGGACATTCTTGAAGTTACTCATGAGGGTAACTCAACTGTTAAAGAATCCAAACTTCAACATCTCATCACAAAATTCGAAAATATCACAATGTCTGATGATGAAAGTTTCTCTGACTTTTATGCTAAGCTTAGCGTAATTGTCAATGGCTGTCACAATCTTGGTGATAGTATTCCTGAGCATAGGATTGTGAAAAAGATCTTAAGATCACTTCCTATGAGGTTTCATGCTAAGAGGACGGCGATTGAGGAATCGAAAGATCTAAACACCTACAAGCTTGAGCAATTGATTGGGTCTCTGCAACCGTATGAGTTAGAGCTTCCTGATTCCAAGAAGATGAAAAGCATTGCTCTCAAAGctgtcaaagaagaagaaagtgatgGCTTAATTGAAGACTTGTCCGAAGATGAATTGGTTGAATTAACCATGCAAATTAGAAGGTTTCTCAAGTCTCAAAATTCCAAGGGTCGTGAGCAACGAACCAACTCAGGTTCGAACTCAAAAAACTTTCGTTCTCTAGATGTCTTACATGACAAAGCCTCTAGATCATCTAGAACTAGTGAACATAGGAGTTCTAACAATAGGGTTCAGTGTCATGAGTGTCAAGGCTATGGACACATTGCTTCTGAGTGTGCAAACACTattaagagaaaagagaagaagaatagGGCAATGAAGGTCACTTGGAGCGATAGTGATTCAGGGGATGCATCTACGTCAGAATCTGAGAAGGATACGATTGCGTTTATAGGAACTGTTGATGGATATGACACAGAAGGTTCATTTGTTGAAGAACCTGACTTGGAAAAAGTCTTGAGAAAATATTCTGATCTCTATGACATCAGTGTGCAAGTAAAAAAAGGATAA